A stretch of Mesoplodon densirostris isolate mMesDen1 chromosome 7, mMesDen1 primary haplotype, whole genome shotgun sequence DNA encodes these proteins:
- the E2F8 gene encoding transcription factor E2F8 isoform X1: MENEKENLFFEPHKRGLVKTPLKESTAANIVLAEIQPDFGPLTTPTKPKEISQGEPWTPTANLKMLISAVSPEIRYRDQKRGLFDNGSGLPEARDCLHEHLSGDEYEKSQPSRKEKSLGLLCHKFLARYPNYPNPAVNNDICLDEVAEELNVERRRIYDIVNVLESLHMVSRLAKNRYTWHGRHNLNQTLGTLKSVGEENKYAEQIMMIKKKEYEQEFDFSKSYRIEDPIIKSNTGQNGHPDMCFVELPGVEFRAASVNSRKDKSLRVMSQKFVMLFLVSTPQIVSLEIAAKILIGEDHVEDLDKSKFKTKIRRLYDIANVLSSLDLIKKVHVTEERGRKPAFKWTGPEISPNPSGLGPVLPFAPSDFEGRRSSKENCAKNLFSTHGKPNFTRHPSLIKLVKSIESDRRKINSAPTSPIKTNKAESSQNSVPFPSKMAQLAAICKMQLEEQSSEPRKKVKVQLARSGHCKPVAPLDTPANAELEMTAPSLIQPLGVVPLIPSPLPSAVPVILPQAPSGPSYAIYLQPAQAQTMTPPQGLSPTVCPTPSCNATRSKGSTDTTTEKAANDAPKSSASARPGSLLPGLERQGTKNRDREPAGERGSKRASMLEDSGSKKKFKEDLQGLENVSTTLFPSGYLIPLTQCSTLGAESILSSKESSGTLSPNHRIYSSPIAGVIPVTSSELTAVNFPSFHVTPLKLMVSPTSVAAVPVGNSSALTSSHPVPVQNPSSAVVNFTLQHLGLISPGMQVSASPGPGTVPVSPRIEAVSVTPENAGTHQGRATKYDVSVLGQNQTNGQSVAVTGAQQPVPVTPKGSQLVAESFFRTPGGPTKPTGSSCVDFDGANNTSIGTLFVPQRKLEVSTEDVH; the protein is encoded by the exons ATGGAGAACGAAAAG GAAAATCTCTTTTTCGAGCCACATAAAAGGGGACTGGTGAAAACACCTCTGAAAGAATCCACCGCAGCAAATATAGTGTTGGCGGAGATCCAACCTGACTTTGGCCCTTTAACCACACCCACCAAGCCCAAGGAGATCTCCCAGGGAGAACCGTGGACACCAACAGCCAACCTAAAAATGCTAATCAGTGCCGTGAGCCCAGAGATCCGCTACAGAGATCAGAAAAGGGGTTTGTTTGACAACGGAAGTGGATTACCTGAGGCCAGAGATTGTTTACAT GAACACTTATCTGGAGACGAATATGAGAAATCCCAACCCAGTCGAAAAGAGAAAAGTTTAGGACTGTTGTGTCATAAATTCTTAGCTCGATATCCCAACTATCCCAACCCTGCTGTGAATAACGACATCTGTCTTGATGAAGTAGCCGAGGAACTTA ATGTCGAGCGCCGGCGCATTTACGATATCGTCAACGTCCTAGAGAGTCTGCACATGGTGAGCCGGCTTGCCAAAAACAGGTACACTTGGCACGGCCGACACAACCTCAACCAAACCCTTGGGACTTTGAAGAGCGTCGGGGAAGAGAACAAGTACGCCGAGCAGATTATGATgatcaaaaagaaagaatatgaacAAGAGTTTGACTTTAGTAAGAGTTACCGTATAGAGGATCCGATCATCAAATCGAACACTGGCCAGAACGGACACCCAGACATGTGTTTTGTCGAACTTCCTGGAGTGGAATTTCGGGCAG CCTCTGTAAACAGCCGCAAAGACAAGTCTTTAAGAGTGATGAGCCAGAAATTTGTGATGCTATTTTTGGTGTCAACGCCTCAGATAGTAAGCCTGGAAATTGCTGCCAAGATTTTAATTGGGGAGGACCATGTGGAAGATTTGGATAAAAGCAAGTTTAAAA CAAAAATTAGGAGGTTGTATGATATAGCTAACGTTCTGAGTAGCCTGGATCTTATCAAGAAAGTTCACGTTACAGAGGAAAGAGGCCGAAAACCAGCTTTTAAATGGACAGGCCCAGAAATCAGTCCAAATCCCAGTG GTCTTGGCCCAGTGCTTCCTTTCGCTCCCTCTGATTTTGAAGGGAGGCGGTCTTCTAAAGAGAACTGTGCCAAAAACCTCTTTTCCACACATGGGAAACCAAACTTCACTCGACACCCATCTCTCATCAAACTGGTAAAGAGCATAGAAAGTGATCGGAGAAAGATAAATTCTGCTCCCACTAGCCCTATCAAAACCAACAAAG CTGAGAGTTCTCAGAATTCTGTGCCTTTCCCAAGTAAAATGGCTCAGCTCGCAGCTATTTGCAAAATGCAGTTAGAAGAGCAATCAAG TGAACCCAGAAAGAAAGTGAAAGTACAACTGGCAAGATCTGGGCACTGCAAACCAGTGGCCCCTCTGGACACTCCAGCAAATGCTGAGCTAGAGATGACAGCACCGTCCCTCATCCAGCCCCTGGGGGTGGTCCCCCTCATCCCTAGCCCACTGCCATCAGCAGTGCCCGTGATCCTACCTCAGGCCCCTTCGGGCCCATCATATGCCATCTACCTGCAGCCTGCCCAGGCCCAAACAATGACGCCGCCCCAAGGCCTGAGCCCCACGGTCTGCCCCACCCCCTCTTGTAATGCTACGAGATCCAAAGGTTCCACCGATACCACCACAGAGAAGGCAGCCAATGATGCACCAAAGTCCAGTGCCTCCGCCAGGCCTGGAAGCTTGCTGCCAGGGCTAGAGCGACAAGGTACAAAGAACCGAGACAGGGAGCCTGCTGGAGAAAGAGGCTCAAAGAGGGCAAGCATGCTCGAGGACAGTGGttccaaaaagaaatttaaagaagaCCTACAAGGGCTTGAAAATGTCTCCACA ACCTTGTTCCCGTCAGGATACCTAATCCCTCTCACCCAGTGCTCAACCCTGGGGGCAGAGTCCATTTTGTCTAGTAAAGAAAGCTCAGGTACACTTTCCCCAAACCACAGGATCTACAGCTCCCCGATTGCAG GTGTTATTCCAGTGACATCATCTGAACTCACTGCTGTTAATTTTCCCTCTTTTCATGTAACACCTTTGAAGCTAATGGTCTCACCAACTTCCGTGGCAGCCGTCCCTGTCGGGAACAGCTCGGCTCTCACTTCGAGCCACCCCGTTCCCGTCCAGAACCCGAGCTCAGCCGTTGTAAACTTCACTCTGCAGCACTTGGGCCTCATCTCCCCTGGTATGCAGGTGTCCGCCAGCCCCGGGCCCGGAACCGTTCCTGTGTCTCCAAGAATAGAGGCTGTTAGTGTCACACCAGAAAATGCAGGCACTCATCAAGGAAGGGCCACCAAGTACGACGTATCAGTCCTGGGCCAGAACCAAACAAATGGGCAATCGGTTGCAGTGACCGGGGCACAACag CCTGTTCCTGTGACACCCAAAGGGTCCCAATTAGTGGCTGAAAGCTTCTTCCGTACCCCAGGTGGACCAACGAAGCCGACAGGCTCCTCCTGCGTGGATTTCGACGGTGCTAATAACACCTCCATAGGAACTCTCTTTGTCCCACAGCGAAAACTGGAAGTCTCAACGGAGGATGTCCATTAA
- the E2F8 gene encoding transcription factor E2F8 isoform X2, protein MENEKEHLSGDEYEKSQPSRKEKSLGLLCHKFLARYPNYPNPAVNNDICLDEVAEELNVERRRIYDIVNVLESLHMVSRLAKNRYTWHGRHNLNQTLGTLKSVGEENKYAEQIMMIKKKEYEQEFDFSKSYRIEDPIIKSNTGQNGHPDMCFVELPGVEFRAASVNSRKDKSLRVMSQKFVMLFLVSTPQIVSLEIAAKILIGEDHVEDLDKSKFKTKIRRLYDIANVLSSLDLIKKVHVTEERGRKPAFKWTGPEISPNPSGLGPVLPFAPSDFEGRRSSKENCAKNLFSTHGKPNFTRHPSLIKLVKSIESDRRKINSAPTSPIKTNKAESSQNSVPFPSKMAQLAAICKMQLEEQSSEPRKKVKVQLARSGHCKPVAPLDTPANAELEMTAPSLIQPLGVVPLIPSPLPSAVPVILPQAPSGPSYAIYLQPAQAQTMTPPQGLSPTVCPTPSCNATRSKGSTDTTTEKAANDAPKSSASARPGSLLPGLERQGTKNRDREPAGERGSKRASMLEDSGSKKKFKEDLQGLENVSTTLFPSGYLIPLTQCSTLGAESILSSKESSGTLSPNHRIYSSPIAGVIPVTSSELTAVNFPSFHVTPLKLMVSPTSVAAVPVGNSSALTSSHPVPVQNPSSAVVNFTLQHLGLISPGMQVSASPGPGTVPVSPRIEAVSVTPENAGTHQGRATKYDVSVLGQNQTNGQSVAVTGAQQPVPVTPKGSQLVAESFFRTPGGPTKPTGSSCVDFDGANNTSIGTLFVPQRKLEVSTEDVH, encoded by the exons ATGGAGAACGAAAAG GAACACTTATCTGGAGACGAATATGAGAAATCCCAACCCAGTCGAAAAGAGAAAAGTTTAGGACTGTTGTGTCATAAATTCTTAGCTCGATATCCCAACTATCCCAACCCTGCTGTGAATAACGACATCTGTCTTGATGAAGTAGCCGAGGAACTTA ATGTCGAGCGCCGGCGCATTTACGATATCGTCAACGTCCTAGAGAGTCTGCACATGGTGAGCCGGCTTGCCAAAAACAGGTACACTTGGCACGGCCGACACAACCTCAACCAAACCCTTGGGACTTTGAAGAGCGTCGGGGAAGAGAACAAGTACGCCGAGCAGATTATGATgatcaaaaagaaagaatatgaacAAGAGTTTGACTTTAGTAAGAGTTACCGTATAGAGGATCCGATCATCAAATCGAACACTGGCCAGAACGGACACCCAGACATGTGTTTTGTCGAACTTCCTGGAGTGGAATTTCGGGCAG CCTCTGTAAACAGCCGCAAAGACAAGTCTTTAAGAGTGATGAGCCAGAAATTTGTGATGCTATTTTTGGTGTCAACGCCTCAGATAGTAAGCCTGGAAATTGCTGCCAAGATTTTAATTGGGGAGGACCATGTGGAAGATTTGGATAAAAGCAAGTTTAAAA CAAAAATTAGGAGGTTGTATGATATAGCTAACGTTCTGAGTAGCCTGGATCTTATCAAGAAAGTTCACGTTACAGAGGAAAGAGGCCGAAAACCAGCTTTTAAATGGACAGGCCCAGAAATCAGTCCAAATCCCAGTG GTCTTGGCCCAGTGCTTCCTTTCGCTCCCTCTGATTTTGAAGGGAGGCGGTCTTCTAAAGAGAACTGTGCCAAAAACCTCTTTTCCACACATGGGAAACCAAACTTCACTCGACACCCATCTCTCATCAAACTGGTAAAGAGCATAGAAAGTGATCGGAGAAAGATAAATTCTGCTCCCACTAGCCCTATCAAAACCAACAAAG CTGAGAGTTCTCAGAATTCTGTGCCTTTCCCAAGTAAAATGGCTCAGCTCGCAGCTATTTGCAAAATGCAGTTAGAAGAGCAATCAAG TGAACCCAGAAAGAAAGTGAAAGTACAACTGGCAAGATCTGGGCACTGCAAACCAGTGGCCCCTCTGGACACTCCAGCAAATGCTGAGCTAGAGATGACAGCACCGTCCCTCATCCAGCCCCTGGGGGTGGTCCCCCTCATCCCTAGCCCACTGCCATCAGCAGTGCCCGTGATCCTACCTCAGGCCCCTTCGGGCCCATCATATGCCATCTACCTGCAGCCTGCCCAGGCCCAAACAATGACGCCGCCCCAAGGCCTGAGCCCCACGGTCTGCCCCACCCCCTCTTGTAATGCTACGAGATCCAAAGGTTCCACCGATACCACCACAGAGAAGGCAGCCAATGATGCACCAAAGTCCAGTGCCTCCGCCAGGCCTGGAAGCTTGCTGCCAGGGCTAGAGCGACAAGGTACAAAGAACCGAGACAGGGAGCCTGCTGGAGAAAGAGGCTCAAAGAGGGCAAGCATGCTCGAGGACAGTGGttccaaaaagaaatttaaagaagaCCTACAAGGGCTTGAAAATGTCTCCACA ACCTTGTTCCCGTCAGGATACCTAATCCCTCTCACCCAGTGCTCAACCCTGGGGGCAGAGTCCATTTTGTCTAGTAAAGAAAGCTCAGGTACACTTTCCCCAAACCACAGGATCTACAGCTCCCCGATTGCAG GTGTTATTCCAGTGACATCATCTGAACTCACTGCTGTTAATTTTCCCTCTTTTCATGTAACACCTTTGAAGCTAATGGTCTCACCAACTTCCGTGGCAGCCGTCCCTGTCGGGAACAGCTCGGCTCTCACTTCGAGCCACCCCGTTCCCGTCCAGAACCCGAGCTCAGCCGTTGTAAACTTCACTCTGCAGCACTTGGGCCTCATCTCCCCTGGTATGCAGGTGTCCGCCAGCCCCGGGCCCGGAACCGTTCCTGTGTCTCCAAGAATAGAGGCTGTTAGTGTCACACCAGAAAATGCAGGCACTCATCAAGGAAGGGCCACCAAGTACGACGTATCAGTCCTGGGCCAGAACCAAACAAATGGGCAATCGGTTGCAGTGACCGGGGCACAACag CCTGTTCCTGTGACACCCAAAGGGTCCCAATTAGTGGCTGAAAGCTTCTTCCGTACCCCAGGTGGACCAACGAAGCCGACAGGCTCCTCCTGCGTGGATTTCGACGGTGCTAATAACACCTCCATAGGAACTCTCTTTGTCCCACAGCGAAAACTGGAAGTCTCAACGGAGGATGTCCATTAA